The window CCCCTACTCCTCACCTGCACCCCTCATCTACAGAGCGCACGGCCACCCCACTCCTCACCCGCACCCTCATCTACAGAGTGCACTGCCCCCCAACCCCTTACCTGCACCCCTCATCTACAGAGCGCACCGCCCAACCCCTCACCTGCACCCCTCATCTATAGAGCACACCGCCCCCCAACCCCTCACCTGCACCCCTCATCTACAGAGCGCACCGCCCAACCCCTCACCTGCACCCCTCATCTATAGAGCACACCGCCCCCCAACCCCTCACCTGCACCCCTCATCTACAGAGCGCACCGCCCAACCCCTCACCTGCACCCCTCATCTATAGAGCGCACCGCCCCCCAACCCCTCACCTGCACTCCTCATCTACAGAGCGCACCGCCCCCCAACCCCTCACCTGCACCCCTCATCTACAGAGCGCACTGCCACCCCACTCCTCACCTGCACCCCTCATCTACAGAGCGCACCGCCCCCCAACCCCTCACCTGCACCCCTCATCTACAGAGCGTACCGCCCCCCAACCCCTCACCTGCACCCCTCATCTACAGAGCGCACCGCCCCCCAACCCCTCACCTGCACCCCTCATCTACAGAGCGCACGGCCACCCCACTCCTCACCCGCACCCTCATCTACAGAGCGCACTGCCACCCCACTCCTCACCTGCACCCCTCATCTACAGAGCGCACCGCCCCCCAACCCCTCACCTGCACCCCTCATCTACAGAGCGCACGGCCACCCCACTCCTCACCCGCACCCTCATCTACAGAGCGCACCGCCCCCCAACCCCTCACCTGCACCCCTCATCTACAGAGCGCACCGCCCCCCCACTCCTCACCTGCACCCCTCATCTACAGAGCGCACTGCCCCCCAACCCCTCACCTGCACCCCTCATCTACGGAGTGCACAGCCACCCCACTCCTCACCTGCACCCCTCATCTACAGAGCGCACTGCCCCCCAACCCCTCACCTGCACCCCTCATCTACAGGGTGCACCGCCCCCCCCACTCCTCACCTGCACCCCTCATCTACAGAGCACACCGCCCCCCAACCCCTCACCTGCACCCCTCACCTGCACCCCTCACCTGCAGGGTGCACCGCCCCCCCACTCCTCACCTGCAGGGTGCACACCCCCCAACCCCTTACCTGCAGGGTGCACTGCCAGGCTGGACACCCACTTGCAGTTGGGCATCAGCTTCTTGGTGAGCTCCTGGCGCAGCAGGTGGTAGAGGCGGACGCTGCGCTGGGATGCCACCAACAAGAAGGGCCGGGCAGGGTGGAAGGCCACTCGCTGCACCTGTCCGTGGCTGCGGCGGAACGGGCTCTGGCTGCGACGACGGCTCAGCTGGTGAATCAGCACCTGGGTGTGGCCTTGGGTGGCCAGCACCACGGCCAGGTAGTCCCCACGCCCGTGCCAGGTCACCTGCGTCACTGGCTGCAGGAGGGCAAGGCTGGCTGATTGGCTGAGCCAGgcccctcccactgcagcctcaccccaGCGCACCCCACGAACCTTGCTGTGGCAGACCCGCAGCCGCAGGCCCACTTGGCGCTCCTCCTCTGAGGCCTCCAGCCATCGGGCTGGCTGCAAGGGGGGCTCCTCAGGTGGGACGAAGGCGCTCAACAGCTGATCTGTGCTGCCCGCCACCAGCCGGTCCCCCAGAGCTGGGTTCAGCAGCAGCACCGAGTCCTCCCTGTGAGCCAGGCCCAGACAGAGACCCTAAGCACAGTGCCACCCCTGGCTGCCCAGCCCCCAGGGCCTCCACTTACACGGCCGCAGCCACCAGGCAGACAGCGGGGCTGGGGTTCCAGGCCACACTCTTCACCACGCCCCCCACCGGCACAGTCCTCACACAGCGGGCAGTGGCCACCTCCCAGAACCGCAGGGAACCGTCATCAGAGCCTGGATGCAGAACAGACAGCTCTCAGCACCTGGCCATCCCACCTGCCCCTACAGCTCAAGGCTGCCCCCGGCTTGGACCCACCTGAAACCAGCCACTGGCCCCCAGGAGAGACACTGAGGCACCGGACAAGGTCACTGTGGCCCCTGTAGacctgaggaggaggaggtggtggtgaggAGCCAGACTCAGAGGGCGCAACCCCAGCCCCCTAGTCTCCACTTACCAGGGCCTGGCACGTGGGGAAGGGCTGCAGGTCCCTCGGCCGAGGCAGCTTGGGGATGAGGTCCTCAGGGTCTACATTCACCTGGAGCAGGAGAGCACCAGGTCAGCTTTGCCCCCTGTGCCACCTCCCAGTGTGCCAGCCCCACACACCCTCATCTTGGCAGAATGCCAGGTCAGCCTTGCCCCGTGCTGCCCCCCGGTGTGCCGCCCCCCACACACCCTCATCTTGGCAGGAGAACGCCAGGTCAGCTTTGCCCCCTGTGCCGTCCCCCGGTGTGCCACCCCCACACACCCTCATCTTGGCAGGAGAACGCCAGGTCAGCTTTGCCCCCTGTGCTGCCCCCCGATGTGCCAGCCCCACACACCCTCATCTTGGCAGGAGAACACCAGGTCAGCTTTGCCCCCTGTGCCATCCCCCAGTGTGCCGCCCCCACACACCCTCATCTTGCGCTGCCGTGGGCACAGGTACAGGTCAAGGCAGCGCTCGAAGCGTTCCTGGATGAAGCGTCCGTAGGCAGGCACAGCCCGCAGGCTTGGGAATTTGCGTGGCAAAAAGCTCAGCTTCCTCTCACCCGGCTCCTGCTGTTCCCACGCCAAGCGCTgtggagaccgaggcgggtggggAGGGTCACAGGGGAGCATGGGGACAGGGCCCCAACCCCCCAGGATGCAGGCCCACCTCCTCCTCGCTGAGAAGGTATTCAGGGGGTGGGTTGTACGACTCGGCGTGGCCTGGCAGGGCCAGCTTGGGTGCAGGCACGTGCATCTTGTGGCGCCCCAGCACGGCGTTGGGGTCCTCCTGGGCCCACAGGTCATAGAAGCTGGGGGTGGGGTCTTGGGGCCGGCGAGGCTGGATCCAGCCCATCTTGATGGCGTGCACCATGCGAGAGACCTGCACAGACAGCCGGGTCAGGACAAGCAGCATGGGGCGGGCAGCCCAGGCCAAGCCCCAGGGGCACAGGGCCCCACCTTCTCCTTCTCCACCAGGGAGGGGATGAAGCTGCGCTTGTCGGCCGGGCGGTTGGTCACCGGGTGGATCATGACGTCCCCGCTGAAGAAGTCGACAGCCGGCTGGGGGAAAAGATGTGGGCGTGAGGGCCAGAGTGGCTGAGGCCCTGCTCGTGCCTCCAGGATCCCCCCACAACAGGGCCACCCGCTGCCACCTACCTCATAGGGGTTGAAGCCCATGTCCCCAAACTGGCCGCTCTGCAGCCGCCGCACCAGGGCCACCTGCTCACCCGTCAGCCTCAGGTCCTGCCCTGTCATCGGGTCCTGCACAGTGCGCCTGGAGACCGCCAGTCAGACCCCGCCAGCCCTGCGCCATCCCTTGGGCCCCCCCAGCTGCTGGCCCCGCCCGCCGGCCCTCACCAGTAGTCAGGGTCGTCCATCTTGTCCAGGAACTGGTCCAGCTCATCCCGGGTCCGCAGGGGCTTGTAGATGCGCCTGCCATCCAGGTCGTAGCCCACATGGGGGAAGTCGTCGTACCACTCCAAGGGCACGTTGCCCACTGTGTTCCGGATGTCCTGTAGCCGGGGGTCACCATGTCAGCATCTGACCCTACAAGGCCCAGCGCCTCTTCGGGCCGCCCAGGGGAGCAGGTGAGGAGGTTGCAGGGTGAGTGCAGGCCCAGCCTCAAGTGCCCTGAGGTCACTGGCCCTGACCTACGCCCTTTCCCCAGCCCTGGGGTCTGACGTGGCACGGCGGCCACgctgcccccacccccgcccttGGAGGCGCCGGAGCTGCACCTTCACATTTTCCACTGAAGTGGTGCCAACCCCAGAGCTCCCCCCTCACTGGATTCCTTGGCCAGGGCTCTGGGCAGCCACAGACAGGGATGACCTCATCACCCGCGGGCTCCCTCCCCTGGCAGGGGCCTTAGGCAGAAGTGGGCAGCTGTAAGATGAGGACTCAGGGAAGACCCCAACTGACCCATTCCACAGAGAGGCAGAAGCCAAGACCTTTCTGTGGGGGCCCCCCCCACCAACTGCCCTCGGCCCCTCCACAGGCAGAACAGCCACGCTCCTGGACGTACATTCCTGGTTGCAGCCCCTGCCAGCCGCCACCCTCGCTCCTTCCAGCCTGGGGACTGCTGCCCAGGCGGCTGCTTCCTGCAACAGTAGCCACGGGGAGGGGCCCAGGCAAGACAGAGCACAGCTGGGCGCCTGTGGGGTCCCTGCCGCAGGAGGGACCCCTTGGGCCCTGTCCCCTGCTGAggatccttccctctcctccccagggAGAAAAGGGGCCATCCCCAAACTGGATAAtgggggtatgtgtgtgtttcctgaGGGGCCTGGCGGCCCTGGAGAGGaacaggggaaggaggagggggcaaGAAGGAGACCCACAGGGTGAGAGGTCCACACAGCACAGGAACAGGGGACCTGGCCAGAGCCTAGCAGGAGGCACAGTCTGTGCCAAGCCTGGAGAGGCAGGTGCAGGACAGACAGGCAGAGACTGAGCTCTAGGCCCCTGAATACTCGCCTGTGCCCGCCCCCTGCACACGGCCTGGCACAAGCAGGCGCTGGCGcacatgggaggcagagacagacagGGTGCGGTCAGGCAGCAGGGCCAGGGTGGCTGGGTTAACTCAGTTGTGCCACGAGAGAAAACGGGGTGGTGGGTGCCGCTgaccttcctcccctctcccggGGAGGGGGGCACTGCAGTCTTGGGGCCCCGAGTAACTACAGCCCAGAAGCAACCTCCCGCTTCCTCCGCATCCCCAGAGACAGAACGATGCCCCAAAGACCCCCCAACCGCCAACCAAGCGTGGCCACAGAAGGCCAGGGGATGCGGCGGGCGCTGCTCGAGGAGCCTCCAGGCTGGGAGGGGCGGGGCGTGCGCGGGGGAGGGGCCGGGACGCCGCTATAAAGGCGCGGCTCGGGGCCCCGCTCCAGCCCGGGACGCACATGTGCGCGCGGCGCCCGGCAGCTGCCACCGCGGGGCGCAGCCGAGACCCTGCGCCTCGCCCCGGCCGGCCCACGAGGTCCGCGGTGGCCGCAGGAGGCGGCATGAGCAGCGCGCGACAAAGCTGACGCCGCGCCCCCGCCGGCCCCATGTCCTTCGCCACGCTGCGCCCGGCACCGCCGGGCCGCTACCTGTACCCCGAGGTGAGCCCGCTGTCGGAGGACGAGGACCGCGGCAGCGACAGCTCGGGCTCCGACGAGAAACCCTGTCGCGTGCACGCGGCGCGCTGCGGCCTCCAGGGCGCCCGGCGGAGGGCGGGGGGCCGacgggccgggggcggggggcCGGGGGGCCGGCCAGGCCGTGAGCCCCGGCAGCGGCACACGGCGAACGCGCGCGAGCGGGACCGCACCAACAGCGTGAACACGGCCTTCACGGCGCTTCGCACGCTGATCCCCACCGAGCCCGCCGACCGCAAGCTCTCCAAGATCGAGACGCTACGtctggcctccagctacatctcGCACCTGGGCAACGTGCTGCTGGCAGGCGAGGCCTGCGGCGACGGACAGCCCTGCCACTCCGGGCCCGCCTTCTTCCACGCGGCGCGCGCCGGCAGCCCCCCGCCACCGCCCCCGCCACCTCCCGCCCGCGACGGCGAGAACACCCAGCCCAAACAGATCTGCACCTTCTGCCTCAGCAACCAGAGAAAGTTGGTGAGCACGGGCCGTGGGGCGCCAAGGGGGCCTCCAACGCGCCCCACAGCCCACACCTGCCAGGCAGAGGCGGCGAGGCCACGCGGGCAGGGCTTCCCAACAGGGCACAGGCAGGCACACCTGTAACACAGGTCTGCTGGCAGCTGGGGCCTTCTCTTGGGGCTCCTCTCCCCGGCTCCCAGTGGGGTGTGGAGTCACCCCCAGGGAGATGCATGAGGGGTAACAGCTAGGGATGCCCAAAGGGGCCCACCCAGGGCGGGGAGGCTGGGGAGCTGGACCAGGCCACTGCAAGCTTCCCTTTTCAGCAAGTTGAAAGGTGGAGTGAAAAGAGCTGAGTTCAGAAAGAGGCTGCAAGGCAAGAGAGGAAGGACCCCAGGGTCTCAGCCCCTGCGGCCCACCACTGGCCTAAGCCATCTTGGGCACCTGCTGTCCGTCCCCTACCTAAGCTACACACCAAGACACCAGGTCCTGTAGGGCTGCCCGAGATGTGGGCCACGGGACACGAAGGCAGAGGCTGGCAGGAGATGTGGGGGCTGGGGATGAGGGCCCCTGCAGGAGACGCTGGCCAGCTGTGATTTACAGCTCCTGCTGTGCTTGGTGGCACCGGAAAAGCAGGGTGAGCAGGGAGAAAATACGGCACGGCTTTTCCCAATCCCCATTTCCTCTCCAGACAGCACGCGCGAGCTCCTGGGGCCTGAACATCTGGGaaatttaattttacaatttCGGCTGTGCAGCAGTATGCTCCCCTCCCCAAAACGCTTGAGGGAAGCTGGGGAGAGCCGGGAAGGAGGTGCCTCGGTGCTGGCCACCTGAGATGGCACCCAGCAGGGAGGCCAGAGAGGCGCAGATTGGCGCTGCACTCTGCCAGGGCCTGacactcctccctcccctctgcagAGCAAGGACCGCGACAGAAAGACAGCGATTCGCAGTTAGGAGGTGGCCGGCAgcagccaggaggcagaagctgctggGGGAGGTGAACACCCGGGGTGACCGCAGACAGCCCCCACCTTGGACCTGAGCTGGGCAAGGCCCGCCACAAGCATGCCCCAGGCCAGCCCTAGCTGCAAGCGGGGCCGAGGGACAGATGGACGTACAGACAGGCGCCGGCAGCGGGACTCTGCGCTGGCCCCAGCACCTGCCCGGGCCCACTGGAACTTTCTGCGCTGGCTTTTCTTCCGGCCACTGTGTGTTGGCGTCTTGTGTTTTTGATATGATAATATAAAGTCTGAAAATtttgtataattaaaaacaaaacagtatcttCCAAATATGGAGGCCAACTATCCTCATGAGAGGTTCAGAATTCACCCCCAGCCTGAGCCTCCATTCCCACCCTTGGTGGTCCCATCCTCCTTGGGCCAAGTACCCTGGCTCCCTGGGAAGCCCCCACTTTACAGGCTCAGGGCCACCCCTCCCTGGGCTGAGGCAGTGAGGACAGGCTTAGCTCACCCACAGAGCCTCCTGTTGGGAAGCTGCAGGGTGGGGATGAGGGAGACACGCAGGGAGAGGGTGGGGGAGGAGCTGCATGGCAGAAgatggggagggtgaggcacaagGCAGAGACGCCATAAGGCAGGGACAGGGAGGCAGCAGCAGGGCAGGGGTGCCCCACTCTCGGGCCTGCCAGGCACCCAGGGGCCCTAAGGGTGAGGACGGTGCTGCATCTGGCCTCGGAGCTCCAAGGAGTGGTCACAAGGAGTGAAGCAAGCTGTGCTGCCTGGCAGAGGGGGTGGGCTCTCACCCCAGCAAGGGCAGTGGGCGCCGTGCCTCCACGAGTCTTGACTGGAGAGAGGGGCGTCTCCTCATGCACCAGGGCCATTTGGCCCCTGGAAGCACTGCCCACACGGGAAGGAGGACCCCTGGCCATCCTCCTCCCACCGCCATGTCCCACCCAGCCCCCTGAAGACCCCACCCACCACAGGAGGTGGGTTGAGCCCCCACAGCGCTCTGCACACAGCTGGCCGGCCATTAAAACCCTGCAGGTGACAATTACCGTTCAGTGGTGTGAGCTCAGTGGGCACAGAGAGAAGAAAGGCAGGCGGCACTGTGTGGACCACCTCCCCCCAACCCCGCCAGGCCACAGCCTAACTTCCGGCTGGGTGGACAATGGCTGACAGTGCCAGGTGCGGGCGTCAGGACGGCGGCTGGCCACAGTTCCCTCCCTAGCACAGGCACGGACGCACCCCCACCGGGGCAGACCAGGTGCTGTGGCCCACGTGGGCATCAGTGCAGGGCTGGCCTAGGACTGCCCCTCCTCTGCAAAGACAGGCTCCAGGGAACGGCAGAGCAGGAAGCAGTGGTGTAATTTTGGAGGAAATTCTCAAAGCCAGAGCCATTAAGGGCTAGAGGGGGGCTGCGTCCAATCTGATAGAAATATAACAGGATAAAAAGTCGCAACGGCAGATTTCGTTCAGAGAGAAACCCAACCCCAAATTTCCTCTCCCTAATCCTGCAGGAGCCCACAGCTggccagagggagggaggagaggacaaGCCCAGTCACTGCAGAGGCCCCGCCCGCCGGGGAGCCAGGGCCCGGGGGCATGCGGATGCAGCCCCTTCCCTTCTCGGGAGCTTTCCTCACACCCCCGCCCCGCCACCCTCCCAGGCACCAAGGCACTGGTGAGTGAGGAGCAGGGTGGACCCAGGAGCATGGCCAAGACCGGCACTCTGCATAGCACCCTAAGGCCCATGGCACCCACATCAGCCCTCCCTCCACTGGGCACCAGGTGTACATCTATAGGGAGGGTCCATGGCCCACCTGCTCCTCACCTCCAGGCCTCCCATTTCCAGACCTGGGCCTGGTGGGGGTTGCAAACCTCTACATCAACCCCCTACCTCAGTGGCCCGTCAGTGTTGGGGACAAATCTGATGGAAGATACTGAAAGTCCCCAGGGCAGGGACACCAGGGGCTGCTGGCCTGAGCAGGCAGGTGCGGGGCCTCGGCGGCCGGCACCAAGGACAGGGCAGAGCCAGCTGGGAGCGGGAATGCAGGAGGCCAGACGTGAGCAGGTGGGAATGTGCGGGCCCGGGTAGGGAGGTCTGGGCAGGGTCAAGAGGGAGTGCTGGGGAAAGGGACGTCAGAGCCCCCGTGGACTGGGGTCAGAGTTTGGGGTGTCTAACGAGGCCAGAAGGGAACAGGGAACAACAACCCGGAGGCCTCAGAGCTGAAAGGATCCCCAGGGCCCGGCTGGTTGGGGTGCAGTACTCACAGCCAGGCCCTCCGCTGCGGGCCTGACTCCGACCGCGGCTGCAGCTTGGCCAGCCTCAGGCCTGGGCGGCCAGCCCAGCCGCTCCCTGAGCTGCACCGGTAGCAGCGGCCGAGGGCCGGGCCCGCCAGCCAGCAAGAAGGGAGGGGCGGGGGAGGAACACTCCGTCACCCTCCACTGCTCCAGAAATTCAAACCAGACCGGGGGTGGCGTGGGCTGACCCCCCAGGCCCGCGGTGGCCCACCCGAATCCACTCGCAGCTCACAGCCGCCAGGCAGAGGAGTGGCAGGTGCCCCCTGCCCACCACAGCCCCTGGCTcccttcccagagtgctggcctCACCTCCACAGAGACCCAGGGCTCCCTCTGCCTGTGCCCCACAGAGGCAGCTGGGACGGAAGGGGCCCCAGCCTGCACCTTGGGCCAGCAGCCGCCCCTGTGAGCCGAGCTGGGCTGGAAACGCTCTGCTGGGCCTCAGCTGTCAGCTCGTGTCCCCAGCCTGGGGAACGAGCTGCTGGCGGGACACATGATTCATCAGGGCTGCCTGCGCCCACCGCCCGCCCCGCCCTCCGCAGCACCTGTGGGCTGCCAGGAAACACATGTGACCCTCTGGGTCAGGCCCGCACTGAGAGCCCGGCCGGCCGGGGGCACACGCAGACCCAGCAACAGGGCGCTCCTGGGGGCCGCCAGCCCCAAGGACAGGCCCCCAGCCCAGACTGCACCGGACACAGGCCGCAACCGGCTGATGTGTCGGCTGGGATTTTTCCGCTCTTGATgagccccctccctccccctccccaaagTGGCTGCAGCTGTCAGGACCACAGATTGGAACTGCAGGTATGGGGCTGGCCCGCTGCCCGCCTCCTCCCGTGTCTGTCTGCAAGAGAGGAAGCCGGCCCACCTCTGGAATCCTTCACTCTCTCCTCGTTCCGCCTCTCCCACCTGTCCCCCGGGAGCGTGGGGTCAGCCGCCCTCGCTCCgtctctctcttccccagcccctctccGATTACAATGCGGGTAGTGTTCAGCACTCGCGCCGCTCCCCTGCACAAAACGCCCGCCTGTCTCAGAGCGCCACACGGCCTTCCTGTGCGACATGaggccgccgccgcctcctcctcctcctcttcctcagggTTTTATCTGTCAAAATGCTCAGGgcaaggccagggcaggaggtTCACCTGCTGCATCTCACCCTACTGAAGGTTCCAGCAGGGGTGCTGGGCCCTGGCGCCGGGCCAGAGCGGAGAAAGAGAGGTCCTGCTTGGTCTCCTCCTCAAAGTCCAAACCAGCTGAGCAGACCCCAGCCCAAGGTGGGGTCCCAGGCAGGAGGAGCCGCCAGCCCAGAGGCCCTCACCTCTGGCCCTGCTCCCACCAACCACACATCTGCCCTTCCAGAGGCTGGGCACACAGCTCGGCCTCCTCCCGGCACCTCCACCACTGGAGAGAAGCCACTACTGACCCAGGCGTCCTGGCACCTCCACAGCTGGGAGGGCAGCAAGTCACCCCCTGGGGGTCTAAAGGCTAGAGAGAGGCCACTACTGACCCAGGGGTTCCTCCAGACCtggcctgcctcagtctctgctGGGAATGGCCCAGGGACAATGGCTGTTCTCAGGCAGAGCACCCCAATGACTGGCGTCTCATAAGCAGGGGCTCCCAGAAACTCCTGCAGGATGCCGGGGGTGGGGCACAGGCTTGGGGCATGACACCCCCAACAACCCCCCGACGCCTCCCAGTGCTCACCACTCCTCAGCCTGCTCCGAGTCCCACAACTCGGAACTGCAGCTTCCAGGTGGGGTGGGAACAGGGCTCCAGAGGTCCACACCCGCTCAGCCCCCAACTCCGGACACCTCCCAAATCTCATTCTGGAGACTTTTCCCCCAGTCCTGatccatgcacacacacgcacctgGGACTCCCATCCCCTGCGGAACAGCCCCAGCC of the Chlorocebus sabaeus isolate Y175 chromosome 8, mChlSab1.0.hap1, whole genome shotgun sequence genome contains:
- the BOP1 gene encoding ribosome biogenesis protein BOP1 isoform X2, which gives rise to MQQDIRNTVGNVPLEWYDDFPHVGYDLDGRRIYKPLRTRDELDQFLDKMDDPDYWRTVQDPMTGQDLRLTGEQVALVRRLQSGQFGDMGFNPYEPAVDFFSGDVMIHPVTNRPADKRSFIPSLVEKEKVSRMVHAIKMGWIQPRRPQDPTPSFYDLWAQEDPNAVLGRHKMHVPAPKLALPGHAESYNPPPEYLLSEEERLAWEQQEPGERKLSFLPRKFPSLRAVPAYGRFIQERFERCLDLYLCPRQRKMRVNVDPEDLIPKLPRPRDLQPFPTCQALVYRGHSDLVRCLSVSPGGQWLVSGSDDGSLRFWEVATARCVRTVPVGGVVKSVAWNPSPAVCLVAAAVEDSVLLLNPALGDRLVAGSTDQLLSAFVPPEEPPLQPARWLEASEEERQVGLRLRVCHSKPVTQVTWHGRGDYLAVVLATQGHTQVLIHQLSRRRSQSPFRRSHGQVQRVAFHPARPFLLVASQRSVRLYHLLRQELTKKLMPNCKWVSSLAVHPAGDNVICGSYDSKLVWFDLDLSTKPYRMLRHHKKALRAVAFHPRYPLFASGSDDGSVIVCHGMVYNDLLQNPLLVPVKVLKGHALTRDLGVLDVIFHPTQPWVFSSGADGTIRLFT
- the BOP1 gene encoding ribosome biogenesis protein BOP1 isoform X1, with translation MAGSRGAGRTAAPSVRPEKRRSEPELEPEPEPEPPLLCTSPLSHSTGSDSGVSDSEESVFSGLEDSGSDSSEDDDEGDEGEDGALSDESHSGMEKTTEEQVQDGSPGPRTEVASARIGDEYAEDSSDEEDIRNTVGNVPLEWYDDFPHVGYDLDGRRIYKPLRTRDELDQFLDKMDDPDYWRTVQDPMTGQDLRLTGEQVALVRRLQSGQFGDMGFNPYEPAVDFFSGDVMIHPVTNRPADKRSFIPSLVEKEKVSRMVHAIKMGWIQPRRPQDPTPSFYDLWAQEDPNAVLGRHKMHVPAPKLALPGHAESYNPPPEYLLSEEERLAWEQQEPGERKLSFLPRKFPSLRAVPAYGRFIQERFERCLDLYLCPRQRKMRVNVDPEDLIPKLPRPRDLQPFPTCQALVYRGHSDLVRCLSVSPGGQWLVSGSDDGSLRFWEVATARCVRTVPVGGVVKSVAWNPSPAVCLVAAAVEDSVLLLNPALGDRLVAGSTDQLLSAFVPPEEPPLQPARWLEASEEERQVGLRLRVCHSKPVTQVTWHGRGDYLAVVLATQGHTQVLIHQLSRRRSQSPFRRSHGQVQRVAFHPARPFLLVASQRSVRLYHLLRQELTKKLMPNCKWVSSLAVHPAGDNVICGSYDSKLVWFDLDLSTKPYRMLRHHKKALRAVAFHPRYPLFASGSDDGSVIVCHGMVYNDLLQNPLLVPVKVLKGHALTRDLGVLDVIFHPTQPWVFSSGADGTIRLFT
- the SCX gene encoding basic helix-loop-helix transcription factor scleraxis; the encoded protein is MSFATLRPAPPGRYLYPEVSPLSEDEDRGSDSSGSDEKPCRVHAARCGLQGARRRAGGRRAGGGGPGGRPGREPRQRHTANARERDRTNSVNTAFTALRTLIPTEPADRKLSKIETLRLASSYISHLGNVLLAGEACGDGQPCHSGPAFFHAARAGSPPPPPPPPPARDGENTQPKQICTFCLSNQRKLSKDRDRKTAIRS